A window of Pseudomonas mucidolens contains these coding sequences:
- a CDS encoding LacI family DNA-binding transcriptional regulator yields the protein MTSFSAAQRSRVTMLDVAERAGVSKASVSRFIGDDRALLSDATALRIERAIDELGYRPNQMARGLKRGRTRLIGMLVADIRNPYSIAVMHGVETACRKHGYSLVVCNTDRDDEQERQHLASLRAYNIEGLIVNTLGHHLEQLLELQREMPLVLVDRKVDALHSDLVGLDNPVAVRMALDHLEQQGYRDVLLISEAADGTSSRLERMDSFKTEIGRRQRLHGAVLELGPDVNSRLRAFLAADSTGPKALFCANGIATLACTTALRELGCRLFEDIGLIALDDLDWYPLVGSGITALAQPTDAIGASAFDCLLKRLRGNAEPVRTLDFLPQLIVRGSTRLPPELTP from the coding sequence GTGACTTCATTTTCCGCCGCCCAGCGCAGCCGCGTGACCATGCTTGACGTCGCCGAGCGCGCCGGGGTGTCCAAAGCCAGTGTGTCGCGCTTTATCGGCGATGACCGTGCACTGCTCTCGGATGCCACCGCGCTGCGCATCGAACGCGCCATCGACGAACTCGGTTACCGCCCGAATCAAATGGCCCGGGGCCTGAAACGCGGGCGCACACGCCTGATCGGCATGCTGGTCGCCGATATCCGCAACCCCTATTCCATTGCCGTGATGCACGGCGTCGAAACCGCCTGCCGCAAGCACGGCTACAGCCTGGTGGTGTGCAACACCGACCGCGATGACGAGCAGGAACGCCAGCACTTGGCGTCGCTGCGCGCCTACAACATTGAAGGCCTGATCGTGAACACCCTCGGCCATCACCTCGAACAACTGCTGGAACTGCAACGGGAAATGCCGCTGGTGCTGGTGGACCGCAAGGTCGATGCGTTGCACAGCGATCTGGTGGGCCTGGATAACCCGGTGGCCGTGCGCATGGCGCTGGATCACCTTGAGCAACAAGGTTATCGCGACGTGCTGCTGATCAGTGAAGCGGCCGATGGCACCAGCTCGCGACTCGAGCGAATGGACAGTTTCAAGACCGAGATCGGCCGTCGACAACGCCTGCATGGCGCTGTGCTGGAACTCGGTCCTGACGTGAACAGCCGTCTGCGGGCGTTTCTCGCCGCTGACTCTACGGGTCCAAAAGCCTTGTTTTGCGCCAACGGCATCGCCACGCTGGCCTGCACCACCGCGCTGCGCGAACTGGGCTGCAGGTTGTTCGAGGACATCGGCTTGATTGCCCTCGACGACCTGGACTGGTACCCGCTGGTGGGAAGCGGCATCACTGCCCTGGCCCAGCCGACGGACGCGATCGGCGCCAGTGCCTTTGACTGTTTGCTCAAGCGCCTGCGCGGCAATGCCGAGCCAGTCCGGACCCTGGACTTTCTGCCACAACTGATCGTCCGGGGCTCCACCCGGCTGCCACCCGAACTCACCCCGTAG
- a CDS encoding efflux RND transporter permease subunit, which yields MPQFFIDRPIFAWVVALFILLAGALAIPQLPVAQYPDVAPPKVEIYATYPGASAQTLDESVVSLIEQELNGADNLLYFESQSSLGSATITATFQPGTNPEMAQVDVQNRLKAVEPRLPQAVTQQGLQVEKVSAGFLLLVTLTSSDGALDDVALSDYLARNVMNELKRLDGVGKAQLYGAERAMRIWIDPQKLVGFNLTPADVNAAIVAQNAQVAAGSIGDLPGTKTQEITASILVKGQLSTPAEFADIVLKANPDGSTVRIGDVARVEIGSQEYQFSTRLNGKPSTAVSVQLSPGANALNTATLVRAKMDELARYFPANVEYKIPYDTSPFVKVSITKVVYTLGEAMLLVFAVMFLFLQNIRYTLIPTLVVPIALMGTFATMLLLGFSINVLTMFGMVLAIGILVDDAIVVVENVERIMVTEGLSPKEATRKAMGQITGAIVGITLVLVAVFLPMAFMSGSVGVIYQQFSLSMATSILFSAFLALTLTPALCATLLKPIAKGEHHEKGGFFGWFNRRFEQFSDRYEGWVAYALKRCGRYLLIYLVLLVGLGLLFSRLPSSFLPVEDQGYTITDIQLPPGASKNRTVQVAEQIEAHNAGEPGVGDTTMIMGFSFSGSGQNAALAFTTLKDWSERGNHDSAASIAERANQAFSELKDALAYAVLPPPVDGLGTSSGFEFRLQDRGGLGHAALMAARTELLAAAEKSPILANVRESALAEAPQVQLEVDRKQANALGVSFADVGNILSSAIGSAYINDFPNQGRMQRVVVQAEGDQRSQVEDLLKIHVRNNAGKMLPLSAFVQARWVQGPAQLTRYNGYPAIAISGEATPGHSTGEAMEEIQRLVSQLPAGLGQEWTGLSLQERLSGAQAPLLLVLSLLIVFLCLAALYESWSIPTSVLLVVPLGVLGAVLAVTLRGMPNDVLFKVGLITIIGLSAKNAILIIEFAKDLYDQGDDLIDATLKAARLRLRPIIMTSLAFILGVVPLAIATGASSASQQAIGTGVIGGMITATLAVVFVPVFFVVVMKLVGKRDATP from the coding sequence ATGCCGCAGTTCTTTATTGACCGCCCGATTTTCGCCTGGGTGGTGGCCCTGTTTATCCTGCTGGCGGGGGCGTTGGCCATCCCGCAGTTGCCGGTGGCCCAATACCCTGACGTCGCACCGCCGAAAGTCGAAATCTACGCCACGTATCCGGGGGCTTCGGCGCAGACCCTGGACGAAAGCGTGGTCAGCCTGATCGAGCAAGAACTCAACGGTGCCGATAATCTGCTGTACTTCGAATCCCAGAGTAGTCTCGGCAGCGCGACCATTACGGCGACGTTCCAGCCCGGCACGAACCCGGAAATGGCTCAAGTTGATGTGCAGAACCGGCTCAAGGCCGTTGAACCGCGCCTACCGCAAGCCGTGACCCAGCAAGGCCTGCAAGTGGAGAAGGTGTCCGCCGGCTTCCTGTTGCTGGTGACCCTGACCTCGAGTGACGGTGCGCTCGACGACGTCGCCCTCAGCGATTACCTGGCGCGCAATGTGATGAACGAGCTCAAGCGCCTGGACGGCGTGGGCAAGGCGCAGTTGTATGGCGCCGAGCGGGCGATGCGGATCTGGATCGACCCGCAAAAGCTGGTCGGTTTCAACCTGACCCCGGCGGACGTCAACGCGGCGATTGTCGCGCAGAACGCCCAGGTAGCGGCCGGCAGCATCGGTGACTTGCCGGGCACCAAGACCCAGGAAATCACTGCCTCGATTCTGGTCAAGGGCCAGCTCTCGACACCTGCCGAGTTTGCCGACATTGTGCTCAAGGCCAATCCGGACGGTTCCACCGTGCGTATCGGCGATGTGGCGCGTGTCGAGATCGGTAGCCAGGAATATCAGTTTTCCACGCGCTTGAACGGCAAGCCATCCACGGCGGTCAGCGTGCAGCTGTCGCCGGGGGCCAATGCGTTGAACACCGCGACGCTGGTGCGGGCGAAGATGGATGAGCTGGCGCGCTACTTCCCGGCCAACGTGGAGTACAAGATTCCCTACGACACTTCGCCATTCGTCAAGGTCTCGATCACCAAGGTCGTCTACACCTTGGGCGAAGCGATGTTACTGGTGTTTGCGGTGATGTTCCTGTTCCTGCAGAACATCCGCTACACCTTGATTCCGACGCTGGTGGTGCCGATTGCGTTGATGGGCACCTTTGCAACCATGTTGCTGCTGGGGTTCTCGATCAACGTGCTGACCATGTTCGGCATGGTGCTGGCCATCGGTATTCTGGTGGATGATGCCATCGTGGTGGTGGAGAACGTCGAACGGATCATGGTCACTGAAGGCCTGTCACCCAAAGAAGCGACGCGCAAAGCCATGGGGCAAATTACCGGTGCAATTGTCGGGATTACCCTGGTGCTGGTGGCGGTGTTTCTGCCGATGGCCTTCATGTCGGGCTCGGTGGGTGTGATCTATCAGCAATTCTCGCTGTCGATGGCCACCTCGATTCTGTTCTCGGCGTTTCTCGCCCTGACCTTGACCCCGGCGCTGTGTGCGACCTTGCTCAAACCCATCGCCAAGGGCGAACACCATGAAAAAGGCGGCTTTTTTGGCTGGTTCAATCGACGCTTCGAGCAGTTCAGCGATCGTTACGAAGGTTGGGTCGCGTATGCGCTGAAACGTTGCGGCCGCTACTTGCTGATCTATCTGGTGCTGCTGGTGGGGTTGGGGCTGCTGTTCAGCCGCCTGCCCTCCTCGTTCCTGCCGGTTGAAGACCAGGGCTACACCATTACTGATATCCAGTTGCCGCCGGGGGCGAGCAAGAACCGTACGGTGCAGGTCGCCGAACAGATCGAGGCGCACAACGCCGGTGAACCGGGCGTGGGTGACACGACGATGATCATGGGTTTCAGCTTTTCCGGTTCCGGGCAGAATGCGGCCCTGGCGTTTACCACGCTCAAGGACTGGTCCGAGCGCGGCAACCACGACTCGGCAGCGTCGATTGCCGAGCGCGCCAATCAGGCTTTTAGCGAACTCAAGGATGCGCTGGCCTATGCGGTTCTGCCGCCACCGGTGGACGGCCTGGGTACCTCGAGTGGTTTTGAGTTCCGCCTGCAGGACCGTGGTGGTCTCGGCCATGCTGCGCTGATGGCCGCGCGCACTGAGTTGCTGGCAGCGGCTGAAAAGAGCCCGATCCTCGCCAACGTACGCGAAAGTGCCCTGGCCGAAGCCCCGCAGGTGCAGCTTGAGGTCGACCGCAAGCAAGCCAACGCTCTGGGTGTGTCCTTTGCCGATGTCGGCAATATTCTGTCCTCGGCGATTGGCTCGGCCTACATCAATGACTTCCCCAACCAGGGCCGCATGCAGCGGGTGGTGGTCCAAGCCGAAGGCGATCAGCGCAGCCAGGTCGAAGACCTGCTGAAGATCCATGTGCGCAACAACGCCGGGAAGATGCTGCCATTGTCGGCCTTCGTCCAGGCTCGTTGGGTCCAGGGCCCGGCACAGTTGACTCGCTACAACGGCTATCCGGCCATCGCGATTTCCGGTGAGGCGACCCCGGGCCATAGCACCGGCGAGGCGATGGAGGAAATCCAGCGCCTGGTCAGCCAGTTACCGGCCGGCCTGGGCCAGGAGTGGACCGGGTTGTCGTTGCAGGAGCGCTTGTCCGGCGCCCAGGCACCGCTGCTGCTGGTGCTGTCGCTGCTGATCGTGTTTCTGTGCCTGGCGGCGCTGTATGAGAGCTGGTCGATTCCGACCTCGGTGCTGCTGGTGGTGCCATTGGGGGTGTTGGGTGCGGTGCTGGCAGTGACTTTGCGTGGCATGCCTAACGACGTGCTCTTCAAGGTCGGGCTGATCACCATCATTGGCCTGTCGGCGAAAAACGCGATCCTGATCATCGAGTTCGCCAAGGACCTGTATGACCAGGGCGACGACCTGATCGACGCCACATTGAAAGCCGCACGCCTGCGCCTGCGCCCGATCATCATGACCTCGCTGGCGTTTATCCTGGGCGTGGTGCCGTTGGCGATTGCCACTGGCGCCAGTTCGGCCAGCCAGCAAGCGATTGGTACCGGGGTGATTGGCGGGATGATCACCGCGACACTCGCGGTGGTGTTTGTGCCGGTGTTTTTTGTGGTGGTGATGAAGCTGGTGGGTAAACGCGACGCCACCCCATGA
- a CDS encoding autotransporter outer membrane beta-barrel domain-containing protein, translating into MSTAFNFKPSPLSLALKANAVTALMLMAQMAEARIVTGPDEYVLPGSPAYSYELRENAGLTVDGAATKNITAYSATLNVKPGSTTQDILAMGSQVSIDGSTVEARKSASAAIHAIGSDVTISNSTVINNDGTGLASGRNLGATNGSTVKVFNSSITGTNRGASASAYSVLDFSNSHVEATDADGVGLTLMSAEARASNTRIVGGANGVKIDVDYSSAVTNNSLVLDGSSVEGTNGSAILVSDRTGTGTTADIQVLNGSTLTGGNGVILEVKDAATANMNVDNSNLVGDVVVEEGSSATLQLNNGSSLTGQLQNVAELSINDASRWVLVGDSEVEALKMDGGSVHFGGADEFFQLDVQSLDGNGTFVMHTDFSNGQTDFLNVEGEATGKHSLLLAATGSELSNAQPVHVVHTGGGDGQFSLVGDTVDVGAYSYGLMQEGTDWYLDPNHRGTSTSAHSVLALFNSAPTVLYGEMSILRTRMGELRLSNGQSNGLWMRSYGNKHEVAANNNGAGYSQVQKGFTIGADTPLSVGDGQWLAGVMAGHSTSDLSLTRGSSGEVKSYYLGGYATWMDAESGLYFDGVAKLNRLHTENDVTMSDGKQAKGNYAQNAVSASAEFGRHIKLDDDFFVEPYGQVTVALTQAQGYALSNGLEAKGDRSSSVVGKVGVTAGKNIQLESGSVLQPYLRTALAHEFDQSNKVFINDQSFNNDVSGSRVELAAGVAVSMSENLKLHADLETSQGKTIDQPWGVNVGVRYDF; encoded by the coding sequence ATGTCAACCGCCTTCAATTTCAAACCTTCACCGTTAAGCCTTGCGTTGAAAGCTAATGCTGTGACCGCGCTTATGCTTATGGCGCAAATGGCCGAGGCGCGTATCGTGACCGGCCCAGACGAGTACGTACTGCCAGGCTCCCCAGCTTATAGCTATGAACTGCGCGAGAACGCCGGCCTGACCGTCGACGGCGCCGCTACCAAGAATATCACTGCGTATTCGGCAACCTTGAACGTAAAGCCGGGCAGCACCACGCAAGACATTTTGGCGATGGGCTCGCAGGTCAGCATCGACGGTTCGACCGTCGAGGCGCGCAAAAGCGCGAGTGCAGCGATCCACGCCATCGGCAGCGATGTGACGATCAGCAACAGCACCGTGATTAACAACGATGGCACCGGGCTGGCCTCCGGGCGCAATCTGGGCGCGACCAATGGCTCGACCGTCAAGGTGTTCAACAGTTCGATCACCGGCACCAACCGTGGCGCCTCGGCCAGCGCTTACAGTGTGCTGGACTTCAGCAACTCGCATGTCGAGGCAACCGATGCCGACGGCGTTGGCTTGACCCTGATGAGTGCCGAGGCCCGCGCCAGCAATACGCGGATTGTTGGTGGCGCCAACGGCGTCAAAATCGATGTCGATTATTCCTCCGCCGTGACCAACAACAGCCTCGTACTCGACGGTTCCAGTGTCGAAGGCACCAACGGCTCGGCGATCCTGGTGTCCGACCGCACCGGCACCGGTACTACCGCAGACATCCAGGTCCTTAACGGCTCGACCCTGACCGGCGGCAACGGCGTGATCCTTGAAGTCAAGGACGCGGCGACGGCCAATATGAATGTCGACAACAGCAACCTGGTCGGCGATGTGGTGGTCGAGGAGGGCAGCAGCGCGACGTTGCAGCTCAACAATGGTTCGAGCCTGACGGGCCAGCTGCAGAACGTGGCGGAACTGAGCATCAATGATGCGTCGCGCTGGGTACTGGTGGGCGACAGCGAAGTCGAGGCGTTGAAAATGGACGGCGGTAGCGTGCATTTTGGCGGTGCCGATGAGTTCTTCCAACTCGACGTGCAGAGCCTCGATGGCAATGGCACCTTCGTGATGCACACCGACTTCTCCAACGGTCAGACCGACTTCCTCAACGTCGAAGGCGAGGCCACTGGCAAGCACAGTCTGTTGCTGGCGGCCACCGGTTCCGAGTTGTCCAACGCGCAGCCGGTGCATGTGGTGCATACCGGTGGTGGCGATGGCCAATTCAGTCTGGTCGGCGACACCGTCGACGTCGGCGCGTATTCCTACGGGTTGATGCAGGAAGGCACCGACTGGTACCTGGATCCGAACCATCGTGGCACCAGTACCAGCGCCCATTCGGTACTGGCGCTGTTCAACAGTGCACCGACCGTGCTGTACGGTGAGATGAGCATCCTGCGCACGCGCATGGGCGAGTTACGCTTGAGCAACGGCCAGAGCAACGGTTTGTGGATGCGCAGCTACGGCAACAAGCATGAGGTCGCGGCCAACAACAACGGCGCCGGCTACTCGCAGGTTCAGAAAGGCTTCACCATCGGTGCCGACACGCCGCTGTCGGTGGGCGATGGCCAGTGGCTGGCGGGTGTGATGGCCGGCCACAGCACCTCGGACTTGAGCCTGACCCGTGGCAGCAGTGGCGAGGTCAAGAGTTACTACCTCGGTGGTTACGCCACCTGGATGGACGCCGAGAGCGGTTTGTACTTCGACGGCGTGGCCAAGCTCAACCGTTTGCACACTGAGAACGACGTCACCATGAGCGACGGCAAGCAAGCCAAGGGCAACTACGCGCAGAACGCCGTGAGTGCATCGGCTGAATTCGGTCGGCATATCAAGTTGGACGACGACTTTTTCGTCGAACCCTACGGGCAAGTGACGGTAGCGCTGACCCAGGCGCAAGGTTATGCGCTGTCCAATGGGCTGGAAGCCAAGGGCGACCGTTCCAGCTCGGTGGTCGGCAAAGTCGGTGTGACCGCGGGCAAGAATATCCAACTGGAAAGCGGCAGCGTGTTGCAACCGTATCTGCGTACCGCGTTGGCCCATGAGTTTGACCAGAGCAACAAGGTCTTCATCAACGACCAGAGCTTCAACAACGATGTGTCAGGTTCGCGGGTAGAGCTGGCCGCCGGTGTCGCGGTGTCGATGTCGGAAAACCTCAAGCTGCACGCTGACCTGGAAACCAGCCAAGGCAAGACCATCGACCAGCCTTGGGGCGTGAACGTCGGTGTGCGTTACGACTTCTAA
- a CDS encoding efflux RND transporter periplasmic adaptor subunit — MSKNLFAPFCLLALTLALSACDNSAGDAAETPRVKVRVETLEARPLSISTELSGRIAAPRIAEVRARVAGVVLERVFKEGRDVKQGDVLFRIDPAPFKADLDSAQANLRKAQANAFQARLQEQRYSQLVEGNAISAQDYDNARAAARQTSADVAANQAAVQRARLNLGYATVTAPISGRIGRALVTEGALVGQNETTPLAVIQQLDPIHADLTQSTRELNDLRRAFRAGHLQQIGQDQAKATLIEDDGSLYPLPGTLLFADISVDPGTGQIILRSEFPNPNLDLLPGSFVRVRLEQAVDPQGLSVPQRAITRDSAGIPMVLLVDAEQNVIQQPVQLGSVINDRWIVNGGLKAGDRIVVEGLQHARPGEKVQVDASPESIAQTPGQSPKG; from the coding sequence ATGTCGAAGAATCTGTTTGCGCCGTTTTGCCTGCTGGCACTGACATTGGCCTTGAGTGCGTGTGACAACTCGGCAGGTGACGCGGCGGAAACGCCGCGGGTCAAAGTCCGCGTCGAAACCCTGGAAGCCAGACCGCTGTCCATCAGTACTGAACTGAGTGGCCGGATCGCCGCTCCACGCATTGCCGAAGTGCGCGCGCGGGTGGCCGGCGTGGTGTTGGAGCGGGTGTTCAAGGAAGGGCGCGACGTCAAACAGGGCGATGTGTTGTTCCGTATCGACCCTGCGCCTTTCAAAGCCGACCTGGACAGCGCCCAGGCCAACTTGCGCAAGGCCCAGGCCAATGCGTTCCAGGCCAGACTGCAAGAACAGCGCTACAGCCAGTTGGTGGAAGGCAACGCCATCAGTGCCCAGGATTACGACAACGCCCGTGCCGCCGCCCGGCAGACCTCCGCCGACGTCGCGGCCAATCAGGCGGCCGTGCAGCGGGCCAGACTCAACCTCGGTTATGCGACGGTGACCGCGCCCATATCCGGACGTATCGGTCGGGCGCTGGTGACCGAAGGCGCGCTGGTAGGCCAGAACGAGACCACGCCATTGGCGGTGATTCAGCAACTGGACCCGATCCATGCCGACCTTACCCAATCGACCCGTGAACTGAATGATTTGCGCCGCGCCTTTCGCGCCGGACACTTGCAGCAGATCGGCCAGGACCAGGCCAAGGCCACGCTGATCGAGGATGATGGCAGCCTCTACCCGCTGCCGGGCACGTTGTTGTTCGCGGACATTTCCGTGGACCCCGGCACCGGACAAATCATTCTGCGCAGCGAGTTTCCCAACCCGAATCTCGATCTGTTGCCCGGCAGCTTTGTCCGGGTGCGCCTGGAGCAGGCCGTCGACCCACAAGGTCTCAGCGTGCCGCAACGGGCAATCACTCGCGACAGCGCCGGTATCCCCATGGTGCTGCTGGTGGACGCCGAGCAAAACGTGATTCAGCAACCGGTGCAGTTGGGCTCGGTGATCAATGATCGCTGGATCGTCAACGGTGGCCTCAAGGCTGGCGACCGCATCGTCGTCGAAGGCCTGCAACATGCGCGCCCTGGTGAAAAAGTACAGGTCGATGCCAGCCCCGAATCCATCGCCCAGACGCCTGGCCAGTCACCAAAGGGATAA
- a CDS encoding MFS transporter — translation MQTPKLATRRWWYIMPIVFITYSLAYLDRANYGFAAASGMAEDLMITPGMSSLLGALFFLGYFFFQVPGAIYAQKRSVKKLIFVSLILWGGLATLTGVVSNAYMLIVIRFMLGVVEAAVMPAMLVYLCHWFTRAERSRANTFLILGNPVTMLWMSVVSGYLVEHFSWRWMFIIEGLPAVFWAFIWWRLADDRPADAKWLSAGEKQDLETALAAEQVGLKAVKNYAEAFRSPKVIILALQFFCWSIGVYGFVLWLPSILKSGLQMDMVEAGWLSALPYLAAVIAMLGVSWGSDKLQKRKRFVWPPLLIASIAFYGSYLLGAEHFWWSYTLLVIAGACMYAPYGPFFAIVPEILPANVAGGAMALINSMGALGSFGGSYLVGYLNSSTGSPGASYLLMSGALLLSVILTILLKPNADQQARPAPLRTLDLQVKNP, via the coding sequence ATGCAAACGCCGAAACTCGCCACCCGTCGTTGGTGGTACATCATGCCGATTGTCTTTATCACCTACAGCCTGGCGTACCTGGACCGCGCCAACTATGGCTTTGCCGCGGCCTCCGGCATGGCCGAAGACCTGATGATCACGCCAGGCATGTCCTCCCTGCTGGGCGCGTTGTTCTTCCTCGGTTACTTTTTCTTCCAGGTGCCGGGCGCGATCTATGCCCAGAAGCGCAGTGTGAAGAAGCTGATTTTTGTCAGTCTGATCCTCTGGGGCGGCTTGGCGACGCTGACCGGCGTGGTGTCCAACGCCTACATGCTGATTGTCATCCGCTTCATGCTGGGTGTGGTGGAAGCCGCGGTGATGCCCGCCATGCTGGTGTACCTGTGCCACTGGTTCACCCGCGCCGAACGCTCTCGCGCCAATACGTTCCTGATCCTCGGCAACCCGGTGACGATGCTGTGGATGTCGGTGGTGTCGGGTTATCTGGTAGAACATTTCAGCTGGCGTTGGATGTTCATCATCGAGGGCTTGCCCGCGGTGTTCTGGGCCTTTATCTGGTGGCGCCTGGCCGATGACCGACCGGCCGATGCGAAGTGGTTGAGTGCCGGTGAGAAGCAAGATCTGGAAACCGCGCTGGCCGCTGAACAGGTGGGGCTCAAGGCAGTGAAAAACTACGCCGAAGCCTTTCGTTCGCCCAAGGTGATCATCCTGGCCTTGCAGTTCTTCTGTTGGAGCATTGGTGTCTATGGCTTTGTGCTGTGGTTGCCGTCGATCCTCAAGAGCGGCTTGCAGATGGACATGGTCGAGGCCGGTTGGTTGTCTGCGCTGCCTTATCTGGCCGCCGTGATTGCCATGCTTGGGGTGTCCTGGGGCTCGGACAAACTGCAAAAACGTAAACGTTTTGTGTGGCCGCCGCTGCTGATCGCTTCCATCGCATTTTATGGCTCGTACCTGCTGGGGGCCGAGCATTTCTGGTGGTCGTACACGCTGCTGGTCATCGCCGGAGCCTGCATGTATGCGCCCTACGGGCCATTTTTTGCCATCGTTCCGGAGATCCTGCCGGCCAATGTCGCCGGTGGCGCCATGGCCTTGATCAATAGCATGGGTGCTTTGGGTTCGTTCGGCGGCTCCTATCTGGTGGGCTATCTCAACAGCAGCACCGGATCACCCGGCGCTTCGTATTTATTGATGAGCGGCGCGTTGCTGCTGTCGGTGATCTTGACCATCTTGCTCAAGCCCAACGCCGATCAGCAGGCGCGCCCGGCCCCATTGCGCACCCTTGATTTACAGGTAAAAAATCCATGA
- a CDS encoding sugar kinase, with translation MSEIDILSFGETMAMFVAEQTGDLAQVAHFQKRIAGADSNVAIGLARLGFKVAWLSRVGNDSLGRFVVDSLEREGLDCRHVAVDPLHPTGFQLKSKEETGEDPRVEYFRRGSAASHLSSDAIHPELLRARHLHATGIPPALSDATAQLSRQLMTQMREAGRSVSFDPNLRPSLWANEQQMVRQINSLACLAHWVLPGLSEGRLLTGFDEPADIAAFYLDQGVEAVVIKLGPHGAYYRTRLDQGFVAAVPVTHVVDTVGAGDGFAVGMISAPLENLSFAQAVQRANWIGSRAVQNRGDMEGLPSRADLPSLLKAG, from the coding sequence ATGTCTGAGATCGATATCCTGTCGTTCGGTGAAACCATGGCGATGTTTGTCGCCGAACAAACCGGGGATCTGGCCCAGGTCGCGCACTTCCAAAAACGTATCGCCGGTGCCGACAGCAACGTAGCGATCGGCTTGGCGCGCCTTGGGTTCAAGGTGGCCTGGCTGAGTCGGGTCGGCAATGATTCACTGGGACGCTTCGTGGTGGATAGCCTGGAACGTGAAGGCCTGGATTGCCGGCATGTGGCGGTCGATCCGCTGCATCCGACCGGTTTCCAACTCAAGTCCAAGGAGGAAACCGGCGAGGATCCCCGGGTCGAATACTTCCGGCGTGGCTCGGCCGCCAGCCATTTGTCGAGCGACGCGATCCACCCCGAACTGCTGCGAGCGCGACATCTGCACGCGACCGGGATTCCACCGGCCCTGTCGGACGCCACTGCGCAACTGTCGCGCCAGTTAATGACGCAAATGCGCGAAGCCGGGCGCAGTGTGTCATTCGACCCGAACCTGCGTCCGTCACTGTGGGCCAACGAGCAGCAGATGGTTCGTCAAATCAACAGCCTCGCCTGTCTGGCGCACTGGGTGTTACCGGGTTTGAGCGAAGGTCGCCTACTGACCGGCTTCGATGAACCGGCGGATATCGCCGCGTTTTACCTCGATCAAGGTGTGGAAGCGGTGGTGATCAAGCTCGGTCCTCACGGCGCTTATTACCGTACCCGACTGGACCAGGGCTTCGTCGCCGCGGTGCCGGTAACCCATGTGGTGGACACGGTAGGTGCCGGTGATGGTTTCGCAGTGGGCATGATCAGCGCCCCGCTGGAGAACCTCAGTTTTGCCCAGGCGGTGCAACGCGCCAACTGGATCGGCAGTCGCGCGGTGCAGAACCGTGGCGATATGGAAGGTTTGCCATCGCGTGCCGATCTGCCTTCCCTGCTAAAAGCCGGCTGA
- a CDS encoding sugar phosphate isomerase/epimerase family protein has product MHEYPVSISLSSYGADLVRQRGQLSFVELLAAAGARRIEWREELLTTEQPAELAQAAAEHALECVFSSPLELWVAGRAQPNAELAATLDRAHAFGARWLKVSLGYFTDTNDLHSLGALLNRHPVRLLVENDQTLHGGRIEPMQRFFDEAERLAVPVNMTFDIGNWQWQDQSALTAARLLGRYVDYLHCKAVARRADGKLVALPPGAVDLHLWEQLLRHMPQGINRAVEFPLQGEDLVAITAQQVAALTHLGQPRVEKAHV; this is encoded by the coding sequence ATGCATGAATATCCCGTTTCCATCAGCCTCTCCAGCTATGGCGCCGACCTGGTCCGCCAGCGTGGCCAGCTGAGTTTCGTCGAACTGTTGGCCGCCGCTGGCGCCCGACGTATCGAGTGGCGTGAAGAACTGCTGACCACCGAGCAACCCGCCGAACTGGCGCAGGCCGCGGCCGAGCATGCGCTGGAATGCGTGTTTTCCTCACCGCTGGAACTGTGGGTCGCCGGACGTGCCCAACCCAACGCAGAACTGGCCGCCACCCTGGATCGCGCCCACGCCTTCGGTGCCCGCTGGCTGAAGGTCTCGCTGGGTTATTTCACCGACACCAACGACTTGCACAGCCTCGGCGCCCTGCTCAACCGCCACCCCGTTCGCCTGCTGGTGGAGAACGACCAGACACTGCACGGGGGGCGTATCGAGCCGATGCAGCGGTTCTTCGACGAAGCCGAACGCTTGGCGGTACCGGTCAACATGACCTTCGACATCGGTAACTGGCAATGGCAGGACCAATCCGCGCTGACGGCGGCGCGGCTGCTGGGCCGTTATGTGGATTATCTGCACTGCAAGGCTGTGGCCCGTCGGGCTGACGGCAAGCTGGTGGCACTACCACCGGGCGCCGTCGATCTGCATTTGTGGGAACAATTACTGCGCCACATGCCTCAAGGCATTAACCGGGCCGTGGAATTTCCGCTGCAAGGTGAAGACCTGGTCGCAATCACCGCACAGCAGGTCGCCGCCCTCACCCACCTTGGTCAACCCCGCGTGGAGAAAGCCCATGTCTGA